A genome region from Numida meleagris isolate 19003 breed g44 Domestic line chromosome 14, NumMel1.0, whole genome shotgun sequence includes the following:
- the HORMAD2 gene encoding HORMA domain-containing protein 2 isoform X3: MATCQFLMSRQKNKSSKESLLFPNKIATKRQSVVLVKRLLAISVSCITYLRGLFPESSYGTRYLDDLCLKILREDKSCLGSFQIVKWIQGCFDALEKQYLHVAVLAMYTNPKEPETVTELYQFKFKYKKEVPEMDIISNKTNFVNGVCGEDMKQASSLLIRKLYLLMQNLGPLPSDITLTMKLLYYNDVTPDDYQPPGFKKDDNPGDLLFDGDPVHLKVGSVSTGFHALKVKVTTETKRMGRVESNLIQKNGPTEISHQGLDCDEEEEEGSTKNNPLPVRAESGERGKDKKYTHPGLRTEASSFCLQDTGGKEKMEIKEMGKRPSSRASQQAHF; encoded by the exons ATGGCTACTTGTCAGTTTTTAATGAGTAGGCAGAAGAATAAGTCCTCTAAG GAATCTCTGTTGTTCCCCAACAAAATTGCTACCAAGCGGCAGTCTGTGGTGCTGGTGAAAAGACTTCTGGCCATCTCTGTCTCCTGCATAACATACCTGAGAGGGCTGTTCCCAGAGAGTTCTTATGGAACTCGCTATTTAGATG ACCTCTGTCTAAAAATTCTGCGAGAAGATAAAAGCTGTCTGGGATCATTTCAGATAGTCAAGTG GATTCAAGGTTGTTTTGATGCTTTGGAGAAGCAGTAT tTACATGTTGCTGTCCTAGCG ATGTACACCAATCCCAAAGAACCGGAG ACGGTGACTGAACTGTATCAATTCAAATTCAAGTACAAAAAGGAGGTGCCTGAGATGGACATCATCAG caacaaaacaaactttGTGAATGGAGTGTGCGGCGAGGACATGAAACAAGCCAGCAGCCTCCTGATCCGTAAGCTGTACCTGCTAATGCAAAACCTTGGCCCGCTTCCCAGTGACATTACCCTGACCATGAAGCTCCTGTATTACAATGATG TAACTCCTGACGATTACCAACCACCTGGCTTTAAGAAAGATGACAACCCTGGTGACCTGTTGTTTGATGGTGATCCTGTCCACTTGAAAGTAGGGTCAGTCTCCACTGGGTTCCATGCCTTGAAAGTGAAAGTAACAACTGAAACCAAAAGAATGGGGAGAGTTGAAAGCAACCTGATCCAGAAGAATGGCCCTACTGAGATCTCCCATCAAGGGTTAGACTgtgatgaagaggaagaggaggggagcACTAAG AACAACCCTCTCCCTGTCAGAGCAGAGTCAGGTGAGCGtggaaaggacaaaaaatacACCCATCCTGGCCTGAGAACTGAAGCATCTTCTTTCTGCCTCCAAGATACAG gtggaaaggaaaagatggaaataaaagagaTGGGCAAGCGGCCTTCCTCACGGGCATCTCAGCAG
- the HORMAD2 gene encoding HORMA domain-containing protein 2 isoform X2, translating into MATCQFLMSRQKNKSSKESLLFPNKIATKRQSVVLVKRLLAISVSCITYLRGLFPESSYGTRYLDDLCLKILREDKSCLGSFQIVKWIQGCFDALEKQYLHVAVLAMYTNPKEPETVTELYQFKFKYKKEVPEMDIISNKTNFVNGVCGEDMKQASSLLIRKLYLLMQNLGPLPSDITLTMKLLYYNDVTPDDYQPPGFKKDDNPGDLLFDGDPVHLKVGSVSTGFHALKVKVTTETKRMGRVESNLIQKNGPTEISHQGLDCDEEEEEGSTKNNPLPVRAESGERGKDKKYTHPGLRTEASSFCLQDTGGKEKMEIKEMGKRPSSRASQQISCLNLAFSQEEVIGPKKKRKAHF; encoded by the exons ATGGCTACTTGTCAGTTTTTAATGAGTAGGCAGAAGAATAAGTCCTCTAAG GAATCTCTGTTGTTCCCCAACAAAATTGCTACCAAGCGGCAGTCTGTGGTGCTGGTGAAAAGACTTCTGGCCATCTCTGTCTCCTGCATAACATACCTGAGAGGGCTGTTCCCAGAGAGTTCTTATGGAACTCGCTATTTAGATG ACCTCTGTCTAAAAATTCTGCGAGAAGATAAAAGCTGTCTGGGATCATTTCAGATAGTCAAGTG GATTCAAGGTTGTTTTGATGCTTTGGAGAAGCAGTAT tTACATGTTGCTGTCCTAGCG ATGTACACCAATCCCAAAGAACCGGAG ACGGTGACTGAACTGTATCAATTCAAATTCAAGTACAAAAAGGAGGTGCCTGAGATGGACATCATCAG caacaaaacaaactttGTGAATGGAGTGTGCGGCGAGGACATGAAACAAGCCAGCAGCCTCCTGATCCGTAAGCTGTACCTGCTAATGCAAAACCTTGGCCCGCTTCCCAGTGACATTACCCTGACCATGAAGCTCCTGTATTACAATGATG TAACTCCTGACGATTACCAACCACCTGGCTTTAAGAAAGATGACAACCCTGGTGACCTGTTGTTTGATGGTGATCCTGTCCACTTGAAAGTAGGGTCAGTCTCCACTGGGTTCCATGCCTTGAAAGTGAAAGTAACAACTGAAACCAAAAGAATGGGGAGAGTTGAAAGCAACCTGATCCAGAAGAATGGCCCTACTGAGATCTCCCATCAAGGGTTAGACTgtgatgaagaggaagaggaggggagcACTAAG AACAACCCTCTCCCTGTCAGAGCAGAGTCAGGTGAGCGtggaaaggacaaaaaatacACCCATCCTGGCCTGAGAACTGAAGCATCTTCTTTCTGCCTCCAAGATACAG gtggaaaggaaaagatggaaataaaagagaTGGGCAAGCGGCCTTCCTCACGGGCATCTCAGCAG
- the HORMAD2 gene encoding HORMA domain-containing protein 2 isoform X1 — MATCQFLMSRQKNKSSKESLLFPNKIATKRQSVVLVKRLLAISVSCITYLRGLFPESSYGTRYLDDLCLKILREDKSCLGSFQIVKWIQGCFDALEKQYLHVAVLAMYTNPKEPETVTELYQFKFKYKKEVPEMDIISNKTNFVNGVCGEDMKQASSLLIRKLYLLMQNLGPLPSDITLTMKLLYYNDVTPDDYQPPGFKKDDNPGDLLFDGDPVHLKVGSVSTGFHALKVKVTTETKRMGRVESNLIQKNGPTEISHQGLDCDEEEEEGSTKNNPLPVRAESGERGKDKKYTHPGLRTEASSFCLQDTGGKEKMEIKEMGKRPSSRASQQISCLNLAFSQEEVIGPKKKRKVSEPEKLLLEGRK; from the exons ATGGCTACTTGTCAGTTTTTAATGAGTAGGCAGAAGAATAAGTCCTCTAAG GAATCTCTGTTGTTCCCCAACAAAATTGCTACCAAGCGGCAGTCTGTGGTGCTGGTGAAAAGACTTCTGGCCATCTCTGTCTCCTGCATAACATACCTGAGAGGGCTGTTCCCAGAGAGTTCTTATGGAACTCGCTATTTAGATG ACCTCTGTCTAAAAATTCTGCGAGAAGATAAAAGCTGTCTGGGATCATTTCAGATAGTCAAGTG GATTCAAGGTTGTTTTGATGCTTTGGAGAAGCAGTAT tTACATGTTGCTGTCCTAGCG ATGTACACCAATCCCAAAGAACCGGAG ACGGTGACTGAACTGTATCAATTCAAATTCAAGTACAAAAAGGAGGTGCCTGAGATGGACATCATCAG caacaaaacaaactttGTGAATGGAGTGTGCGGCGAGGACATGAAACAAGCCAGCAGCCTCCTGATCCGTAAGCTGTACCTGCTAATGCAAAACCTTGGCCCGCTTCCCAGTGACATTACCCTGACCATGAAGCTCCTGTATTACAATGATG TAACTCCTGACGATTACCAACCACCTGGCTTTAAGAAAGATGACAACCCTGGTGACCTGTTGTTTGATGGTGATCCTGTCCACTTGAAAGTAGGGTCAGTCTCCACTGGGTTCCATGCCTTGAAAGTGAAAGTAACAACTGAAACCAAAAGAATGGGGAGAGTTGAAAGCAACCTGATCCAGAAGAATGGCCCTACTGAGATCTCCCATCAAGGGTTAGACTgtgatgaagaggaagaggaggggagcACTAAG AACAACCCTCTCCCTGTCAGAGCAGAGTCAGGTGAGCGtggaaaggacaaaaaatacACCCATCCTGGCCTGAGAACTGAAGCATCTTCTTTCTGCCTCCAAGATACAG gtggaaaggaaaagatggaaataaaagagaTGGGCAAGCGGCCTTCCTCACGGGCATCTCAGCAG